The proteins below come from a single Leptotrichia sp. oral taxon 223 genomic window:
- a CDS encoding RsiV family protein, with protein MRKLTLLFMTLILFNLSFSKEKIDTTFTFQGFSPTSKSIVRTAQRTKVLGKSRISYPTFLGGNSDVIKNMNATMNKFISGYKSTKHISYTTTYEVTASNSTYLSVLFTINLTDTDTGQKSRLYNAISYNLKNGKPLQLKDLFTNGFNDELKGVINNRFKQFGLPQVDNFDAIAKNQNFYLQNDSLVLFYNKGEASNFADGEVFIPFLLTDLIGILK; from the coding sequence ATGAGAAAATTGACATTGCTTTTTATGACATTGATTTTATTTAATCTGTCATTTTCAAAAGAAAAAATTGACACAACTTTTACGTTTCAAGGATTCTCCCCAACATCTAAAAGTATTGTGAGAACTGCCCAAAGAACAAAAGTTTTAGGAAAATCAAGAATTTCCTATCCAACATTTTTAGGTGGAAATTCAGATGTTATTAAAAATATGAATGCAACTATGAACAAGTTTATTTCAGGCTATAAATCTACAAAACACATTAGCTATACTACCACTTATGAAGTTACAGCCAGCAACAGCACATACTTAAGCGTTTTATTCACAATCAATCTTACAGACACTGATACAGGGCAAAAATCAAGACTTTATAACGCAATTTCGTATAACTTAAAAAATGGAAAACCATTACAGCTTAAAGATTTATTCACAAATGGATTCAATGACGAATTAAAAGGAGTTATTAATAACAGATTCAAGCAATTTGGATTGCCGCAAGTGGATAACTTTGACGCTATTGCAAAAAATCAGAATTTCTATTTACAAAATGATTCTTTGGTTCTATTCTACAATAAAGGTGAGGCTTCAAATTTTGCCGATGGTGAAGTGTTTATTCCATTTCTGTTAACAGATTTAATTGGAATCTTAAAATAA